From one Bradyrhizobium sp. Ash2021 genomic stretch:
- a CDS encoding PQQ-binding-like beta-propeller repeat protein encodes MKKSAAEIIREYGPLPGIDRIGGVTFDGQHVWLACGDKLNALDPASGKTVRAIDVPAHAGTAFDGRHLFQIAEDRIQKIDPDTGRVLSTIPAPGGGGDSGLAWAEGTLWVGQHRERKIHQIDPQTGAILRTIESNRFVTGVTWVDGELWHGTWEGDESDVRRIDPETGEVLERLEMPPGVAVSGLESDGGDQFFCGGGGSGKLRAVRRPKRG; translated from the coding sequence ATGAAAAAATCAGCCGCCGAGATCATTCGTGAGTATGGACCCCTGCCGGGCATCGACCGCATCGGCGGGGTTACGTTTGACGGCCAGCACGTCTGGCTTGCGTGCGGAGACAAGTTGAACGCGCTCGATCCCGCGAGCGGCAAGACGGTGCGCGCGATCGATGTCCCAGCCCATGCGGGAACGGCCTTCGACGGCCGGCATCTGTTCCAGATCGCCGAGGATCGCATCCAGAAGATCGACCCGGACACCGGCCGTGTGCTCTCGACGATCCCGGCGCCCGGCGGCGGCGGCGACTCCGGGCTCGCCTGGGCCGAAGGCACGCTCTGGGTCGGGCAGCATCGGGAGCGCAAGATCCATCAAATTGATCCGCAAACCGGCGCGATCCTTCGCACCATCGAATCCAACCGCTTCGTCACCGGGGTCACCTGGGTCGATGGCGAACTCTGGCATGGCACCTGGGAAGGCGACGAGAGCGATGTGAGGCGGATCGATCCCGAAACCGGAGAGGTTTTGGAGCGGCTCGAGATGCCGCCCGGCGTCGCCGTGTCTGGCCTCGAGTCCGATGGCGGCGATCAATTCTTCTGCGGCGGCGGGGGAAGCGGAAAGCTGCGAGCCGTCCGCCGGCCGAAGCGAGGCTGA
- a CDS encoding DEAD/DEAH box helicase — MKSTRRNLNFTAKPKKEPKLSRTHAPADLSPLAWQRGLRRQFGREQVFGLENLGSEPFFSEFRVSNPVSKSSYRVAIRGLGPGGNFCSCPDYATSELGTCKHLEFTLGRLEKKRGARTAFARGYQPAFSELYLRNEGKRRVHFRAGKDCPPEVSEAAADLFDAGHDGMLPDDRLGELDRFMTMVSKSGHELRAYDDALDFVAGRRDADRRASKLEQLFPRGATDPKLRSLLKVPLYPYQADGALFAVRIGRALIGDDMGLGKTIQAIAATEILARDFGVSKVLVVCPTSLKYQWQSEIARFSGREGEDAARVINGGRAQRQKDYALDDFCKITNYEKLQPDLDLIAAWAPELVIVDEAQRVKNWNTIAARALKRIDSSYAIVLTGTPLENKLEELISIVQFVDQHRLGPTWKLLHEHQVKDEAGRVTGYTGLEKIGQTLAPIMIRRRKAEVLRQLPSRTDQNLLVPMTEMQMDHHKENADEVAKIVRRWRKTKFLSDMDQRRLMIALQNMRMSCNSTYLLDQETDHGVKADELAALLDDLFADPEAKVVVFSQWTRTHDIVIRRLEARGVGYVSFHGGVPSDKRPALIERFRDDPACRVFLSTDAGSTGLNLQHASTLMNMDLPWNPAVLEQRIARIHRMGQARPVRVINFVAKGTIEEGMLSVLAFKRSLSAGILDGGSGEISLGGSRLSRFMKEVESVTGNMGEGEAVTPAEEVTNIVTADGAGSVEAAGADQSVDARSTAVARADGSAAPPRDTSSDPWQALAQVGAQFIAALAAASNPDAAAHPWIERDPNTGAQNLKMPLPAPETARKVADMLSAFADSLRGRTA, encoded by the coding sequence ATGAAATCCACGCGCCGAAACCTGAATTTCACTGCCAAGCCGAAGAAGGAACCGAAGCTCTCCCGCACCCATGCGCCCGCCGATCTATCGCCGCTGGCCTGGCAACGCGGCTTGCGCCGCCAGTTCGGCCGCGAGCAAGTGTTCGGGCTTGAAAACCTCGGCAGCGAACCGTTTTTCTCCGAATTTCGGGTCAGCAATCCCGTTTCGAAGTCCAGCTATCGCGTGGCGATTCGAGGCTTGGGACCGGGGGGCAATTTCTGTTCATGCCCTGATTATGCCACCAGCGAGTTGGGAACCTGCAAGCACCTGGAATTCACGCTTGGGCGATTGGAAAAAAAGCGCGGCGCCAGGACAGCGTTCGCGCGCGGCTACCAGCCGGCGTTTTCCGAGTTGTATCTACGCAATGAAGGCAAACGCCGCGTGCATTTTCGCGCCGGAAAGGATTGCCCGCCGGAGGTGAGCGAGGCCGCCGCCGACTTGTTCGACGCCGGGCACGATGGAATGTTGCCGGACGATCGCCTTGGCGAACTGGACCGCTTCATGACCATGGTGTCGAAGAGCGGTCATGAGTTGCGCGCGTACGACGATGCGCTCGATTTCGTCGCCGGGAGACGGGACGCGGACCGTCGGGCTTCGAAGCTCGAGCAGTTGTTCCCGCGCGGCGCCACCGATCCAAAGCTGCGGTCTCTTTTGAAGGTGCCACTCTATCCCTACCAGGCCGACGGCGCGCTGTTCGCAGTGCGGATTGGCCGGGCCCTCATCGGCGACGATATGGGGCTCGGCAAGACGATACAGGCGATCGCCGCGACAGAGATATTGGCGCGGGATTTTGGCGTCTCGAAAGTTCTGGTGGTCTGCCCAACCTCCCTTAAATATCAATGGCAAAGCGAGATTGCGCGTTTCTCGGGGCGGGAAGGTGAAGATGCCGCACGCGTCATCAACGGCGGTCGAGCGCAGCGGCAGAAGGACTACGCCCTGGACGACTTCTGCAAGATCACGAACTACGAGAAACTGCAACCCGATCTAGACCTGATTGCCGCATGGGCGCCCGAACTGGTCATCGTCGATGAAGCCCAACGGGTGAAAAACTGGAACACCATTGCGGCGCGCGCCTTGAAGCGGATTGATAGCTCCTATGCGATCGTGCTGACCGGCACGCCGCTGGAAAACAAGTTGGAGGAATTGATCTCCATCGTTCAGTTCGTCGATCAGCATCGGCTGGGGCCAACCTGGAAGCTGCTGCACGAGCATCAGGTCAAGGACGAAGCCGGTCGAGTCACCGGCTATACCGGGCTGGAGAAGATCGGCCAAACGCTGGCGCCGATCATGATTCGCCGCCGCAAAGCCGAGGTACTGCGGCAACTGCCGAGCCGGACCGACCAGAACCTGCTGGTGCCGATGACGGAAATGCAAATGGATCATCATAAGGAAAACGCCGATGAGGTGGCGAAAATCGTCCGGCGCTGGCGCAAGACCAAATTTCTGTCGGACATGGACCAGCGGCGGCTGATGATTGCCCTGCAGAACATGCGCATGTCGTGCAACAGCACCTATCTGCTGGACCAGGAAACCGATCATGGCGTCAAGGCCGACGAACTCGCGGCACTGCTGGATGATTTGTTCGCCGATCCCGAGGCCAAGGTGGTGGTGTTTTCGCAATGGACGCGGACCCATGACATCGTCATCCGCCGCCTCGAAGCGCGGGGGGTTGGCTACGTCAGTTTCCATGGCGGTGTGCCGTCGGACAAGCGCCCGGCACTGATCGAGCGGTTTCGCGACGACCCCGCCTGCCGCGTGTTTCTGTCGACCGATGCCGGGAGCACCGGTCTCAATCTGCAGCATGCTTCGACCCTGATGAACATGGATTTGCCGTGGAATCCGGCGGTCCTCGAACAACGTATCGCTCGCATCCATCGCATGGGCCAGGCGCGACCGGTGCGGGTCATCAATTTCGTGGCAAAGGGCACCATCGAAGAGGGCATGCTCTCGGTGCTGGCCTTCAAGCGCTCGCTGTCGGCCGGAATTCTCGACGGCGGCAGTGGCGAGATTTCGCTTGGCGGTTCGCGTCTCAGCCGCTTCATGAAGGAGGTGGAGAGCGTCACCGGAAATATGGGTGAGGGCGAGGCCGTGACGCCGGCAGAGGAAGTGACGAATATAGTCACCGCCGATGGCGCGGGATCAGTGGAAGCGGCCGGTGCGGATCAAAGCGTTGACGCTCGATCGACGGCGGTGGCTCGGGCCGATGGGTCCGCAGCACCACCGCGCGATACGAGTTCCGACCCGTGGCAAGCCCTGGCGCAGGTTGGCGCTCAGTTTATTGCCGCGCTGGCTGCTGCCAGCAATCCGGACGCCGCCGCGCATCCGTGGATTGAGCGCGATCCAAACACCGGCGCGCAAAACCTCAAAATGCCGCTGCCGGCACCGGAAACCGCGAGAAAAGTTGCCGATATGCTTTCCGCGTTCGCGGACAGCTTGCGGGGCAGGACGGCGTGA
- a CDS encoding DUF899 domain-containing protein: MTIHTTGTREQWLTARLELLEAEKDLTRRSDELARRRQALPWVRVDKAYRFETEEGIASLVDLFRGRSQLLVYHFMFGPEYAAGCPSCSAIADGFNGFAVHLANHDVMLSAVSLAPLAKLQAFKRRMGWTFPWASSQGGEFNFDFNVSITEQQQRAGGIDYNYKRSGHVLDAKPEAAAEGPIAFAAMAGTDTAGFMRQRPGMSAFTHEDGVVYHTYSTYARGLDGLWGMYQWLDRAPRGRNETGLWWRHHDQYDRQ, translated from the coding sequence ATGACGATACACACGACCGGAACGCGTGAACAATGGCTGACGGCGCGGCTCGAACTGCTCGAGGCGGAGAAGGACCTGACGCGGCGCAGCGACGAACTGGCACGGCGGCGTCAGGCGCTGCCGTGGGTGCGCGTCGACAAGGCGTACCGATTCGAGACCGAGGAAGGGATCGCCTCGCTGGTGGACCTGTTCAGAGGGCGCTCGCAGCTCCTCGTCTACCACTTCATGTTCGGGCCCGAATATGCGGCGGGGTGTCCGTCCTGCTCGGCGATCGCGGATGGCTTCAACGGCTTCGCCGTCCATTTGGCGAACCATGACGTCATGCTTTCCGCGGTGTCGCTGGCGCCGCTGGCAAAATTGCAGGCGTTCAAGCGGCGGATGGGGTGGACGTTCCCCTGGGCGTCCTCGCAGGGCGGCGAGTTCAACTTCGACTTCAACGTGTCGATCACCGAGCAGCAACAGCGCGCCGGGGGAATCGACTACAACTACAAGCGCAGCGGCCATGTGCTGGACGCCAAGCCGGAAGCCGCCGCCGAGGGGCCTATCGCCTTCGCTGCCATGGCCGGAACCGACACCGCCGGGTTCATGCGCCAGCGGCCGGGCATGAGCGCGTTCACGCATGAGGACGGCGTCGTCTACCACACCTATTCCACCTATGCGCGCGGACTGGATGGCCTGTGGGGCATGTACCAGTGGCTCGACCGTGCCCCGAGGGGGCGCAACGAGACCGGCCTCTGGTGGCGCCACCATGATCAGTACGACAGGCAATGA
- a CDS encoding DUF5993 family protein, with protein MEFTALLLAITIVMLVAWRGPRPLALGLFAAVMIACVATYLHHATDTLKLSF; from the coding sequence ATGGAATTCACCGCACTGCTTCTCGCCATTACCATCGTCATGCTGGTCGCCTGGCGCGGCCCGCGTCCGCTCGCGCTCGGTCTGTTCGCCGCCGTCATGATCGCCTGCGTCGCGACCTATCTGCACCACGCCACCGATACGCTGAAACTGTCGTTCTGA
- a CDS encoding Lin0512 family protein: MARVRCITEMGMGVDVHGRDATKAAKRAVSDAIRHSSLGFFRMLGKTAKDMFVDVTIGVPDPSSVDTAAVAKELPYGMVTVTAVKGGLEVPAEQGSDSILIANAAVIVSLDDGAAG, encoded by the coding sequence ATGGCACGTGTGCGCTGTATCACCGAAATGGGCATGGGCGTTGACGTTCACGGACGCGATGCGACGAAGGCGGCCAAGCGGGCGGTCTCGGACGCGATCCGCCATTCCAGTCTCGGGTTCTTCAGGATGCTGGGCAAGACCGCAAAGGACATGTTCGTCGATGTTACGATCGGCGTGCCGGACCCGAGCTCGGTCGACACCGCTGCGGTCGCGAAAGAGCTGCCTTACGGCATGGTGACCGTCACGGCGGTCAAGGGCGGGCTGGAAGTTCCTGCCGAGCAGGGCAGTGATTCCATCCTCATCGCCAATGCCGCCGTGATCGTGAGTCTCGATGACGGCGCGGCAGGCTAG
- a CDS encoding amidohydrolase → MKHFAKPFLMSAALWAATFLPAHAEMDVARLKATIEKSVESDYPKLDALYKDIHAHPEIAFEEVKTAAKLAAEMRALGFEVTEKVGKTGLVAIYKNGDGPTIMVRTELDALPMEEKTGLAYASHDKTVWNGRETFVAHSCGHDIHMASWVGTAKTLVGLKDQWQGTLMFIAQPAEETVSGAKAMLNEGLFTRFKKPDFGFALHDGPFPYGYISYRVGIGSSNSDSLEITFHGRGGHGAAPQRTIDPVMMAARFVVDVQSVISREKDPTEFGVVSIGAIQGGTAENIIPDDVLLRGTIRTFKPEVRAKMLAGIERTAKAVAAMSDAPAPEIKITEGAKAVMNDPQVVATAEKVLKAAFGDKFRTSPPGTPSEDYSEFVNAGVPSMFFNIGVYELERFVAANNGTGPELPSNHSPLFAPVPKPTIETGVTAMTLAVLSAFDQHARGK, encoded by the coding sequence ATGAAACATTTTGCCAAGCCTTTCCTGATGTCGGCCGCGCTGTGGGCGGCGACGTTCTTGCCCGCGCACGCGGAGATGGACGTTGCGCGCCTCAAGGCCACGATCGAGAAATCGGTCGAATCCGACTATCCAAAGCTCGACGCCCTCTACAAGGATATCCACGCCCATCCGGAGATCGCCTTCGAGGAGGTCAAGACGGCCGCAAAACTCGCTGCCGAAATGCGCGCGCTCGGCTTTGAGGTTACCGAGAAGGTCGGCAAGACCGGGCTGGTCGCGATCTACAAAAACGGCGACGGTCCCACCATCATGGTGCGCACCGAGCTCGACGCGCTGCCGATGGAGGAGAAAACCGGTCTTGCCTATGCAAGCCACGACAAGACCGTTTGGAACGGCCGGGAGACGTTTGTGGCGCACAGCTGCGGTCACGACATCCACATGGCGAGCTGGGTAGGGACGGCAAAGACGCTGGTCGGCCTGAAAGACCAGTGGCAAGGCACCCTGATGTTCATCGCCCAGCCCGCCGAAGAAACGGTGTCGGGCGCCAAGGCGATGCTGAATGAAGGCCTGTTCACGCGATTCAAGAAACCCGATTTCGGCTTTGCCCTGCACGACGGGCCCTTCCCCTACGGCTACATCAGCTATCGCGTCGGCATCGGCTCGTCGAATTCCGACAGCCTCGAAATTACGTTCCACGGCCGCGGTGGTCACGGCGCGGCGCCGCAGCGAACCATCGATCCCGTGATGATGGCCGCACGCTTCGTTGTCGACGTGCAAAGCGTGATCAGCCGCGAAAAGGACCCGACCGAATTCGGCGTGGTCAGCATTGGCGCCATTCAGGGCGGGACGGCCGAAAACATCATTCCCGACGACGTCCTGCTGCGTGGGACCATCCGTACCTTCAAGCCCGAGGTCCGCGCCAAGATGCTGGCGGGGATCGAGCGGACGGCGAAGGCCGTCGCCGCGATGTCGGATGCGCCCGCGCCCGAGATCAAGATCACCGAGGGCGCCAAGGCCGTGATGAACGATCCCCAGGTGGTGGCGACCGCCGAAAAGGTGCTGAAGGCCGCGTTCGGCGACAAGTTCAGGACCTCGCCGCCGGGCACGCCGAGCGAGGATTATTCCGAATTCGTCAATGCCGGGGTGCCGTCGATGTTTTTCAACATCGGCGTCTACGAACTTGAACGCTTCGTCGCGGCAAACAACGGCACCGGGCCTGAACTGCCGTCCAATCATTCGCCGCTGTTCGCGCCGGTGCCGAAGCCGACCATTGAAACCGGCGTTACGGCCATGACGCTCGCCGTGCTCAGCGCGTTCGATCAGCATGCTCGTGGCAAGTGA
- a CDS encoding SDR family oxidoreductase → MNDHQTTEKIGLTDAELAIHPTVFAADLLRDQVVLVSGGTGGIGRAIVWLFARLGAHVAVVGRNQDKLDALVAELAGRNLRASACVADIREPDAINALFETIWAAHGRVDHLINSAGGQFPQPAIDFSVKGWNAVINTNLNGTWYMMQAAAQRWRDHKHPGSIVNIVVVTTHGLYGIAHTIAARSGVIGLSRAVAVEWAPLNIRVNCVAPGAIETEGWNVYTPQARAAYPRSNPMMRAGSPWDIAEASVYLAAPSGRFVTGETLTVDGGGQLWGETWTTGKPAYFGD, encoded by the coding sequence ATGAACGATCATCAGACAACCGAGAAGATTGGCCTGACCGACGCGGAGCTTGCGATTCATCCGACCGTGTTCGCGGCCGACCTGCTCAGAGATCAGGTCGTCCTCGTCTCCGGCGGTACCGGCGGCATCGGCCGCGCGATCGTCTGGCTGTTTGCCCGGCTCGGCGCGCATGTCGCCGTCGTCGGCCGCAATCAGGACAAGCTCGACGCCCTCGTCGCCGAATTGGCCGGCCGAAACCTCAGGGCATCCGCCTGCGTTGCCGACATCCGGGAGCCGGATGCGATCAACGCCCTGTTCGAAACGATCTGGGCGGCGCATGGCCGCGTCGACCATCTCATCAACAGCGCCGGCGGCCAGTTTCCGCAACCCGCAATCGACTTTTCGGTGAAAGGCTGGAACGCGGTCATCAACACCAATCTGAACGGCACCTGGTACATGATGCAGGCGGCCGCCCAGCGCTGGCGCGACCACAAGCATCCCGGCAGCATCGTCAATATCGTGGTGGTGACAACGCACGGGCTTTATGGCATCGCGCACACGATCGCGGCGCGGTCCGGCGTCATCGGATTGTCGCGCGCCGTCGCCGTCGAATGGGCGCCGCTGAACATCCGGGTGAACTGCGTGGCGCCCGGTGCGATCGAGACCGAGGGCTGGAACGTCTACACGCCGCAAGCCCGCGCCGCCTACCCGCGCTCCAACCCGATGATGCGCGCGGGCTCGCCCTGGGACATCGCGGAGGCCAGCGTGTATCTCGCGGCGCCTTCAGGAAGGTTCGTCACCGGCGAGACGCTGACGGTCGATGGCGGCGGCCAGTTGTGGGGCGAGACGTGGACCACGGGCAAGCCGGCGTATTTTGGCGACTAA
- a CDS encoding disulfide bond formation protein B: MTQTRAITLSALGLYAVALVLAAAFAAQFVLHELPCPLCLLQRILFATLAIGPILNIRFGPRPSHYAMSLFEAVAGAVVSTRQVLLHIMPGDAGYGSALLGFHYYTWALIGFVAAIVLLASILLFDRQFDDTAPQPISRGAFAQAAVWLVIGLTALNVVSTLLECGFGACADNPTVYELLKHAA, translated from the coding sequence ATGACCCAAACCCGCGCCATCACCCTGAGTGCGCTTGGCCTCTATGCCGTAGCGCTGGTGCTGGCGGCCGCGTTTGCCGCGCAATTCGTGCTGCACGAATTGCCCTGCCCGCTGTGCCTGCTGCAGCGCATCCTGTTCGCGACGCTGGCCATCGGCCCCATTCTGAACATCCGGTTCGGACCGCGTCCCAGCCATTACGCGATGTCGCTGTTCGAAGCCGTTGCCGGCGCGGTCGTTTCGACGCGACAGGTACTGCTGCATATCATGCCGGGAGACGCCGGCTACGGCTCGGCGCTGCTCGGCTTTCATTATTATACCTGGGCGCTGATCGGCTTCGTCGCAGCCATTGTGCTGCTCGCTTCCATCCTGCTGTTCGACCGCCAGTTCGACGACACCGCACCGCAACCGATCTCCCGCGGCGCTTTCGCGCAAGCCGCGGTGTGGCTCGTGATCGGCCTGACGGCGCTGAATGTGGTCTCGACGCTGCTGGAATGCGGTTTTGGCGCCTGCGCCGACAACCCCACGGTCTACGAACTGCTCAAGCACGCCGCTTAA
- a CDS encoding histidine phosphatase family protein: MDALTIFIIRHGEKPGETWPGPGFMDNGVSDTESLVIRGWQRSGAWAALFGAGLSDKDYPAPQVIYAATPGADNDPNKGPSRRPAETISALAARLKLTPKEGFGKGDEKHLVNALLPLKGVALVCWEHKAIISDILPRIPVSKGKLPTKWDGDRYDVVLRFDRAKGDDKFAFKPLYPCLLSGDSDKPVDS; this comes from the coding sequence ATGGACGCACTCACGATTTTTATCATTCGTCACGGTGAAAAGCCCGGTGAGACCTGGCCGGGGCCGGGCTTTATGGATAATGGCGTTTCGGACACGGAGTCGCTGGTGATCCGGGGATGGCAACGCTCCGGCGCCTGGGCAGCCTTGTTTGGCGCCGGGCTTTCCGACAAGGACTATCCTGCCCCGCAGGTGATCTACGCCGCCACGCCCGGAGCGGACAACGACCCGAACAAGGGGCCGAGCCGTCGTCCCGCCGAAACCATTTCGGCGCTGGCGGCCCGACTCAAGCTGACGCCCAAGGAAGGCTTCGGCAAGGGCGACGAAAAACACCTGGTGAACGCGCTGCTGCCGCTGAAAGGCGTCGCGCTGGTGTGCTGGGAGCACAAGGCGATCATCTCCGATATCCTGCCGCGGATTCCGGTCAGCAAAGGCAAGCTGCCGACCAAATGGGATGGCGATCGCTATGACGTCGTGCTCCGCTTCGACCGTGCCAAGGGCGACGACAAGTTTGCGTTCAAGCCGCTGTATCCTTGCCTGCTCTCGGGGGATTCGGACAAGCCGGTGGATAGTTGA
- a CDS encoding GNAT family N-acetyltransferase produces the protein MLVASESRPVPVHPLDRPIWGALTTRQQSLAEGGALARRYPPAIAPFADMVDMSPQSFAALGAILSGSEIAVLFTPDAVTAPDEFKILLAETGEQMIGTPAESSLPGIETVTLGVNDVPEMMALTELTKPGPFSARTHELGTFLGIRIDGQLVAMTGERMKPGHYTEMTAVCVHPDHRGRGYAQMLLGAVARQIVSRGEIPFLHVFSNNTSAIGQGMEIRRRLHVTVLQKRI, from the coding sequence ATGCTCGTGGCAAGTGAAAGCCGTCCGGTTCCGGTGCATCCGCTTGATCGTCCGATCTGGGGCGCGCTGACGACCCGGCAACAGTCGCTGGCGGAAGGCGGTGCCCTGGCGCGGCGTTATCCGCCTGCGATCGCGCCGTTCGCGGACATGGTGGATATGTCGCCACAGAGTTTCGCTGCGCTCGGCGCGATCCTGTCCGGATCCGAAATCGCCGTGTTGTTCACGCCGGACGCCGTGACTGCGCCCGATGAGTTCAAGATTCTGCTGGCCGAAACAGGAGAGCAGATGATTGGAACGCCCGCGGAAAGCTCGCTTCCTGGGATTGAGACCGTCACACTCGGCGTCAACGATGTTCCAGAGATGATGGCGTTGACCGAGCTCACAAAACCAGGGCCCTTCAGCGCGCGCACCCATGAGCTGGGTACTTTTCTCGGCATCCGCATCGATGGTCAGCTCGTCGCGATGACGGGCGAGCGCATGAAGCCCGGCCATTACACCGAGATGACGGCCGTCTGCGTGCATCCCGATCATCGCGGCCGCGGCTACGCGCAAATGCTGCTTGGCGCGGTTGCCCGCCAGATCGTGTCGCGGGGAGAGATTCCCTTCCTGCATGTATTTTCCAACAACACGTCCGCCATCGGGCAGGGAATGGAAATCCGCCGTCGCCTGCATGTGACGGTGTTGCAGAAACGGATTTGA
- a CDS encoding helix-turn-helix domain-containing protein has product MDSLITAAARALAAGDPLGALNRVALRDDAPALALRGIAMAQLGDFGRAKMLLHSAARAFGPREAVARARCVVAEAEIALVSRDLGWPAKKLDAARATLEAHGDRVNAAHARYLEVRRLLLIGRLDAAEQALAGLDPAPFPPASRAAHELVVAGIAMRRLHARAARAALARAERAARHAGIPALTAEIESASLMLNTPAARLIARGEERPLLLEEVETLQASKALVVDALHHVVRDPRAAVSLARRPVLFALARALAEAWPKDVPRDVLVARAFGGKHADESHRARLRVEIGRLRTLLRTLAGVSATSQGFALTPRRAREVVVLARPIDERHAAVLAFLADGESWSSSALALALGANQRTVQRALDGLAAASKVQSFGRGRARRWMTPSVPGLATTLLLPAPLPSD; this is encoded by the coding sequence ATGGACTCGCTGATTACGGCCGCGGCGCGCGCGCTTGCGGCGGGTGATCCCCTCGGCGCACTGAACCGGGTCGCCCTGCGCGACGATGCGCCGGCGCTCGCGCTCCGGGGCATCGCAATGGCGCAGCTCGGCGATTTCGGTCGAGCGAAAATGCTGCTGCACAGTGCGGCGCGCGCCTTCGGTCCGAGAGAGGCCGTGGCCCGCGCCAGGTGTGTGGTCGCAGAAGCCGAGATCGCGCTGGTCTCGCGCGATTTGGGTTGGCCTGCGAAAAAGCTCGACGCCGCGCGGGCGACGCTCGAAGCGCATGGCGACCGGGTGAATGCCGCGCATGCGCGCTATCTCGAGGTCCGGCGCCTGCTCCTGATCGGGCGCCTCGACGCCGCCGAGCAGGCGCTTGCCGGGCTCGATCCCGCCCCCTTCCCGCCCGCATCGCGGGCCGCCCACGAGCTGGTGGTTGCGGGGATCGCGATGCGACGCCTCCACGCCAGGGCCGCGCGCGCAGCCCTCGCCCGGGCCGAACGCGCGGCGCGCCATGCCGGCATCCCTGCGCTGACCGCGGAGATCGAAAGCGCCTCTCTCATGCTGAACACACCGGCGGCACGCCTGATCGCGCGTGGCGAGGAGCGCCCTCTTTTGCTTGAGGAGGTCGAAACGTTGCAGGCGTCGAAAGCGCTGGTCGTGGACGCCCTTCATCATGTCGTGCGTGACCCGCGCGCGGCGGTCTCGCTGGCCAGGCGTCCGGTGTTGTTTGCGCTCGCCCGCGCACTGGCCGAGGCGTGGCCGAAAGACGTACCGCGGGACGTGCTCGTGGCCCGGGCCTTCGGCGGCAAGCACGCCGATGAATCGCATCGCGCCCGGTTGCGGGTCGAGATCGGGCGGCTGCGCACATTGCTGCGGACGCTGGCCGGCGTGAGCGCGACCAGCCAGGGCTTTGCGCTGACGCCGCGCCGCGCCCGCGAGGTCGTCGTGCTGGCGCGGCCGATCGACGAGCGGCATGCGGCGGTGCTCGCCTTCCTCGCCGATGGCGAGTCGTGGTCGAGCTCGGCACTGGCACTGGCGCTCGGCGCCAACCAGCGCACCGTGCAGCGGGCGCTCGACGGGCTTGCGGCCGCCAGCAAGGTGCAATCGTTTGGCCGTGGCCGCGCGCGTCGCTGGATGACCCCGTCGGTGCCGGGACTCGCGACGACCTTGTTACTCCCCGCGCCGCTGCCGAGCGACTAG
- a CDS encoding glutathione S-transferase N-terminal domain-containing protein yields MSGLSDFPITARWPAKHPDRLQLYSLPTPNGVKVSIMLEEIGLPYEVHLVDFSKDDQKTPEFLSLNPNGKIPAILDPDGPGGRPLPLFESGAILQYLAEKTGKLLPPDAARRYQTIQWLHFQMGAIGPMFGQVGFFHKFAGKDFPDKRPLERYVAESKRLLWVIETHLAGRQWIMDDDYTIADISMLGWVRNLVGFYGAREIVAFDTLTHVPAWLERGLARPAVERGLNIPKRP; encoded by the coding sequence ATGTCCGGTCTTTCCGACTTTCCGATTACCGCACGCTGGCCAGCCAAACATCCCGACCGCCTTCAGCTCTATTCGCTACCGACGCCAAACGGCGTCAAGGTCTCGATCATGCTGGAAGAGATCGGCTTGCCCTACGAAGTGCATCTCGTCGACTTCAGCAAAGACGACCAGAAGACGCCCGAATTCCTGTCGCTGAACCCGAACGGCAAGATCCCGGCGATCCTCGATCCGGATGGCCCCGGCGGCAGGCCGCTTCCCCTGTTCGAGTCCGGCGCGATCCTGCAATATCTCGCCGAGAAAACCGGAAAACTGCTGCCCCCGGACGCGGCGCGCCGCTACCAGACCATCCAATGGCTGCACTTCCAGATGGGCGCGATCGGGCCGATGTTCGGCCAGGTCGGCTTCTTCCACAAATTCGCCGGCAAGGATTTTCCGGATAAACGGCCGCTCGAGCGCTATGTCGCGGAGTCAAAGCGCCTGCTGTGGGTGATAGAGACGCACCTTGCGGGGCGGCAGTGGATCATGGACGACGACTATACGATCGCCGACATTTCCATGCTCGGCTGGGTGCGCAATTTGGTCGGCTTTTACGGTGCGCGTGAGATCGTTGCGTTCGATACGCTCACACACGTGCCCGCCTGGCTGGAGCGCGGCCTGGCGCGTCCTGCCGTGGAGCGTGGCCTGAACATTCCGAAACGGCCTTAA